The Mycolicibacterium boenickei genome has a segment encoding these proteins:
- a CDS encoding acetyl-CoA carboxylase biotin carboxylase subunit gives MMGPGFDTVLVANRGEIAVRVIRTLRAMGIRSVAVFSDADAGARHVREADVAVNIGPAAARQSYLDIDAVVSAAQRTGAQAVHPGYGFLSENAEFAAALQAADIAFIGPPATAIATMGDKIAAKAAVSAFGVPVVPGISRPGLTDEELIAGAPEVGFPVLVKPSAGGGGKGMRVVEQAADLPAALTSARREAAAAFGDDTLFLERFVLRPRHIEVQVLADTHGNVIHLGERECSLQRRHQKVIEEAPSPLLDPATRARIGAAACDTARSVDYTGAGTVEFIVSADAPDEFFFMEMNTRLQVEHPVTEMVTGVDLVDQQVRIAAGEKLALGQDDIVMTGHAVEARVYAEDPANSFLPTGGPVLGLREPGGPGVRVDSGLAAGTVVGSDYDPMLSKVIAHGPDRTAALHKLDRALADTAVLGLTTNAEFLRFLLADPDVAAGRLDTGLLDRRAPDFTPSPLGDAELIAAAAYLWIDDWVQAGDDLWARPTGWRVGERAPAAFRLRAGDRTDHVYLSGVPSRATATVENGETHTLSAAFDGEQFTVTLDGMRTEYLVATQLSGGVGQLWLAGAGRSYVVEEVREAPVRPDDEHSGDAELVSPMPGSVVAVGVDSGSEVTTGTMVVTVEAMKMEHALTAPTDGVAELLVAVGDQVKVGQPLARITAHTQENEQ, from the coding sequence ATGATGGGTCCCGGATTCGATACCGTCCTCGTCGCCAACCGCGGCGAAATCGCGGTGCGGGTCATCCGTACCCTGCGGGCCATGGGCATCCGGTCGGTCGCGGTGTTCAGTGACGCTGATGCCGGGGCACGTCACGTGCGGGAAGCGGACGTGGCGGTCAACATCGGTCCGGCCGCGGCGCGGCAGAGTTACCTGGACATCGACGCCGTCGTGTCGGCCGCGCAGCGGACCGGTGCGCAGGCGGTACACCCCGGCTACGGGTTCCTTTCGGAGAACGCCGAGTTCGCCGCCGCGCTACAGGCCGCAGACATCGCGTTCATCGGCCCGCCGGCGACCGCGATCGCCACGATGGGCGACAAGATCGCGGCCAAGGCCGCGGTGTCGGCGTTCGGTGTCCCCGTCGTGCCGGGTATCTCGCGGCCGGGCCTGACCGACGAGGAGTTGATCGCGGGCGCCCCGGAGGTCGGTTTCCCCGTTCTGGTCAAGCCGTCGGCAGGTGGTGGCGGCAAGGGCATGCGGGTGGTCGAGCAGGCGGCCGATCTGCCGGCCGCGCTGACCAGTGCCCGCCGCGAGGCCGCCGCCGCGTTCGGCGACGACACCCTGTTCCTGGAACGGTTTGTGTTGCGGCCCCGGCATATCGAGGTGCAGGTGCTCGCCGACACCCACGGCAACGTCATTCACCTCGGCGAGCGGGAATGCAGCCTGCAGCGCAGGCATCAGAAGGTCATCGAGGAGGCGCCGTCGCCGCTGCTGGACCCGGCCACCCGGGCCCGCATCGGTGCGGCCGCGTGCGATACCGCGCGTAGTGTCGATTACACGGGTGCAGGCACCGTCGAATTCATCGTGTCCGCCGACGCACCCGACGAGTTCTTCTTCATGGAGATGAACACCCGGCTGCAGGTCGAACATCCGGTCACCGAGATGGTCACCGGAGTCGACCTGGTGGACCAGCAGGTCCGGATCGCCGCAGGTGAGAAGCTCGCGCTCGGCCAGGACGACATCGTCATGACCGGCCACGCCGTGGAGGCCCGGGTCTACGCCGAGGATCCGGCCAACAGCTTCCTGCCCACCGGCGGTCCGGTGCTCGGACTGCGCGAGCCCGGCGGGCCGGGCGTGCGCGTGGATTCCGGTCTGGCCGCGGGCACGGTCGTCGGCAGCGACTACGACCCGATGCTGTCGAAGGTCATCGCCCACGGCCCCGACCGGACCGCGGCCTTGCACAAGCTGGACCGCGCGCTGGCCGACACCGCGGTGCTGGGCCTGACCACCAACGCCGAGTTCCTGCGTTTCCTGCTGGCCGATCCCGACGTGGCCGCGGGCCGGTTGGACACCGGCCTGCTGGACCGTCGCGCACCGGATTTCACCCCTTCGCCCCTCGGCGACGCGGAGCTGATCGCGGCGGCGGCCTACCTGTGGATCGACGACTGGGTACAGGCCGGCGACGACCTGTGGGCCCGGCCCACCGGCTGGCGGGTGGGGGAGCGTGCCCCGGCCGCATTCCGGCTGCGCGCCGGCGACCGCACCGACCACGTGTACCTGTCCGGCGTCCCGAGCCGTGCCACCGCGACCGTAGAGAACGGCGAAACTCACACGCTGAGCGCTGCTTTCGATGGAGAGCAGTTCACCGTCACCCTCGACGGCATGCGTACCGAGTACCTGGTCGCCACACAGTTGAGTGGGGGCGTCGGTCAGCTATGGCTGGCGGGAGCCGGGCGCAGTTATGTCGTCGAGGAGGTCCGGGAGGCGCCGGTGCGGCCCGACGACGAGCACAGCGGCGACGCCGAACTCGTCAGCCCCATGCCGGGATCGGTTGTGGCCGTGGGGGTCGACAGCGGGTCGGAGGTCACCACAGGAACCATGGTGGTCACCGTCGAGGCGATGAAGATGGAGCATGCCCTGACCGCACCGACCGACGGTGTGGCCGAACTACTCGTCGCCGTCGGCGACCAGGTCAAGGTGGGTCAGCCACTGGCTCGAATCACCGCTCACACACAGGAGAACGAACAATGA
- a CDS encoding acyl-CoA dehydrogenase family protein codes for MSDFLSTGTLPDHYEQLAKTVRDFAQSVVAPVAAKHDEEHSFPYEVVAGMADMGLFGLPFPEEYGGMGGDYFALCLALEELGKVDQSVAITLEAGVSLGAMPVYRFGNEAQKQEWLPLLASGKALGAFGLTEAGGGSDAGATKTTAKMDDGHWIINGSKQFITNSGTDITKLVTVTAVTGEREGGKKEISSILVPVPIEGFTAEPAYNKVGWNASDTHPLSFDDVRVPAENLLGERGRGYANFLRILDEGRIAIAALSVGVAQGCVDECVKYAKERQAFGAAIGTYQAIAFKIARMEARAHTARAAYYDAAALMLSGKPFKKAASVAKLVSSEAAMDNARDATQIFGGYGFMNEYPVARHYRDSKILEIGEGTTEVQLMLIAREAGL; via the coding sequence ATGAGCGACTTCTTGTCGACCGGCACCCTGCCGGATCACTACGAACAACTGGCCAAGACGGTCCGCGACTTCGCCCAGAGCGTGGTCGCGCCGGTGGCCGCCAAACACGATGAGGAGCATTCGTTCCCGTACGAGGTCGTCGCAGGCATGGCCGACATGGGACTGTTCGGGCTGCCGTTCCCCGAGGAGTACGGCGGCATGGGCGGCGACTACTTCGCGCTGTGCCTGGCCCTGGAGGAACTCGGCAAGGTCGACCAGAGCGTGGCCATCACCCTGGAGGCCGGAGTTTCGCTGGGCGCCATGCCCGTCTACCGGTTCGGCAACGAAGCCCAGAAGCAGGAGTGGTTACCGCTGCTGGCCAGTGGCAAGGCGCTGGGCGCGTTCGGCCTCACCGAGGCCGGCGGCGGCAGTGACGCCGGGGCCACCAAGACCACCGCGAAGATGGACGACGGTCACTGGATCATCAACGGCTCCAAGCAGTTCATCACCAACTCCGGCACCGACATCACCAAGCTGGTGACGGTCACCGCGGTGACCGGTGAGCGTGAAGGCGGCAAGAAGGAGATCTCCTCGATCCTGGTGCCCGTGCCGATCGAGGGGTTCACCGCGGAACCCGCCTACAACAAGGTCGGCTGGAACGCCTCGGACACCCACCCGCTCAGCTTCGACGACGTACGCGTACCGGCCGAGAACCTGCTCGGCGAGCGTGGCCGCGGCTACGCCAACTTCCTCCGCATCCTCGACGAGGGCCGCATCGCCATCGCGGCCCTGTCGGTCGGCGTCGCGCAGGGATGTGTGGACGAATGTGTGAAGTACGCCAAGGAACGTCAGGCCTTCGGCGCCGCGATCGGCACGTACCAGGCGATCGCCTTCAAGATCGCCCGGATGGAGGCCCGGGCCCACACGGCGCGCGCCGCGTACTACGATGCGGCCGCGCTGATGCTGTCCGGCAAGCCGTTCAAGAAGGCGGCCTCGGTGGCCAAGCTGGTGTCGAGCGAGGCGGCAATGGACAACGCCCGCGACGCCACCCAGATCTTCGGCGGCTACGGATTCATGAACGAGTACCCGGTGGCGCGCCACTACCGGGACAGCAAGATACTCGAAATCGGCGAGGGGACAACGGAAGTGCAGCTGATGCTGATCGCGCGGGAGGCGGGCCTGTGA
- a CDS encoding MaoC family dehydratase: protein MSEQKIIEQRGLWFEEFEIGVRYLHRPGRTITEADNVLFTTLTMNTQALHLDAAFSDALPPFNARLVNSMFTLSTLVGLSVAQLTQGTIVGNLGFSEIAFPKPLFHGDTLYAETEITEKRASKSRPGEGIVTFAHTGRNQHGDIVATASRKTMVRMRPEGDS from the coding sequence GTGAGCGAACAGAAAATCATCGAGCAGCGCGGGTTGTGGTTCGAGGAGTTCGAGATCGGGGTGCGCTACCTGCACCGGCCCGGGCGCACCATCACCGAGGCCGACAACGTGCTGTTCACCACGCTCACGATGAACACCCAGGCGCTGCACCTGGATGCGGCGTTCTCCGACGCCCTGCCGCCGTTCAACGCCCGGTTGGTCAACTCGATGTTCACGTTGTCGACGCTGGTCGGTCTGTCGGTGGCGCAGCTGACTCAGGGCACCATCGTCGGCAACCTCGGATTCTCCGAGATCGCCTTTCCCAAGCCGCTTTTCCACGGTGACACGCTGTATGCCGAAACCGAGATCACCGAGAAGCGGGCGTCCAAGAGCCGGCCGGGGGAGGGCATCGTGACCTTCGCCCACACCGGCCGCAACCAGCACGGCGACATCGTGGCGACGGCGTCGCGCAAGACCATGGTGCGGATGCGCCCCGAGGGGGATTCCTGA
- a CDS encoding HpcH/HpaI aldolase/citrate lyase family protein: protein MTLQAPGPGWLFCPADRPERFEKAAAAADVVILDLEDGCAAKDRPAARQALIDTPLDPARTVVRVNPTDTADHELDLKAVAATDYTTVMLAKSEHAAQVKALAPLNVVVLIETPLAALNVVELVQPDNAFAVMWGAEDLFAVTGGTANRRPDGTYRDVAQHVRSQTLLAAKAYGKLVLDSVYLDIKDLDGLRAESDDAVAVGFDAKVAIHPTQVAVIRSAYAPTDEQIAWARAVLDRVATERGVFQHDGLMVDAPVLRRAERIVALAPQG from the coding sequence ATGACTCTGCAGGCACCGGGACCGGGCTGGCTGTTCTGCCCGGCCGATCGTCCGGAGCGGTTCGAAAAGGCCGCGGCGGCAGCCGATGTGGTGATCCTCGATCTCGAGGACGGGTGCGCGGCCAAGGACCGTCCGGCCGCCCGCCAGGCCCTGATCGACACTCCGCTCGATCCGGCCCGCACCGTGGTGCGGGTAAACCCGACCGACACCGCCGATCATGAGCTGGACCTGAAGGCGGTCGCCGCGACCGACTACACCACCGTGATGCTCGCCAAGTCCGAGCACGCCGCTCAGGTGAAGGCGCTGGCGCCGCTGAATGTCGTGGTGCTGATCGAGACGCCGCTGGCCGCACTGAACGTGGTGGAGCTGGTGCAGCCCGACAACGCCTTCGCGGTGATGTGGGGAGCCGAGGACCTGTTCGCGGTCACCGGGGGTACCGCCAACCGCCGGCCCGACGGCACGTATCGCGACGTCGCCCAGCACGTGCGTTCGCAGACGCTGCTGGCCGCCAAGGCCTACGGGAAGTTGGTGCTGGATTCGGTGTACCTCGACATCAAGGATCTCGACGGCCTGCGGGCGGAGTCCGATGACGCGGTCGCCGTCGGTTTCGACGCCAAGGTGGCGATCCACCCGACCCAGGTCGCGGTCATCAGGTCGGCCTATGCGCCGACCGACGAGCAGATCGCCTGGGCGCGGGCGGTGCTCGACCGCGTGGCCACCGAACGCGGCGTCTTCCAGCATGACGGATTGATGGTCGATGCTCCGGTGCTGCGGCGCGCCGAGCGGATTGTCGCGCTGGCTCCGCAGGGCTGA
- the pdhA gene encoding pyruvate dehydrogenase (acetyl-transferring) E1 component subunit alpha, translated as MAGLAAEPAPAPSSVDLDPVRLVDADGSPTDETRYSGDLPPETLGWLYESMVVTRDLDAEFVNLQRQGELALYASCRGQEAAQIGAAACLRKTDWLFPQYREIGAFLLRGISPGQVGAVWRGQWHGGREFTSRCVAPIAIPIGTHGLHAVGAAMAAQRLGEDSVTVAFLGDGATSEGDVHEALNLASVFRAPCVFFVQNNQWAISVPVSQQQAGPSIAHRAIGYGMPGIRVDGNDVLACYAVMAEAAERARTGAGPTLIEAVTYRMGPHTTSDDPSRYRSADEVDEWLARDPITRYRTYLQNAGVLDERLEQRVAARSRRLCAELRDTLVGAADPDPAELFDTVYAEITPDLARQRDALAAELAKEA; from the coding sequence ATGGCTGGGTTAGCTGCAGAGCCGGCCCCGGCGCCCTCGAGCGTCGATCTGGATCCGGTGCGTCTGGTCGACGCCGACGGGTCACCAACCGACGAGACGCGGTACAGCGGCGATCTGCCGCCCGAAACACTCGGCTGGCTCTACGAGTCCATGGTGGTCACCCGCGATCTAGACGCCGAGTTCGTCAACCTGCAACGCCAGGGTGAGCTGGCGTTGTACGCGTCGTGCCGCGGTCAGGAGGCCGCTCAGATCGGGGCCGCGGCCTGCCTCCGTAAGACCGACTGGCTGTTCCCCCAGTATCGGGAGATCGGGGCGTTCCTGCTGCGAGGGATCAGCCCAGGCCAGGTGGGTGCGGTATGGCGCGGCCAATGGCACGGCGGCCGTGAGTTCACCAGCCGCTGCGTCGCTCCGATCGCGATTCCCATCGGCACCCACGGACTGCACGCGGTCGGCGCCGCGATGGCCGCGCAGCGGCTCGGCGAGGATTCGGTGACGGTCGCGTTCCTCGGCGACGGTGCCACCAGCGAGGGCGACGTGCACGAGGCGCTCAACCTGGCATCGGTGTTCCGCGCGCCGTGCGTGTTCTTCGTGCAGAACAATCAGTGGGCCATCTCTGTGCCGGTGAGCCAACAGCAGGCCGGACCCTCGATCGCACACCGGGCCATCGGCTACGGCATGCCGGGCATCCGCGTCGACGGCAACGATGTCCTGGCCTGTTATGCGGTGATGGCAGAGGCCGCCGAACGCGCTCGCACGGGCGCCGGCCCCACCCTCATCGAAGCCGTCACCTACCGGATGGGGCCGCACACCACCTCCGATGACCCCTCCCGCTACCGGTCGGCCGACGAGGTCGACGAGTGGCTGGCCCGCGACCCGATCACGCGGTACCGCACCTACCTTCAGAACGCCGGCGTGCTCGACGAGCGATTGGAGCAACGGGTCGCCGCCCGGTCACGCCGGTTGTGCGCCGAATTGCGCGACACCCTCGTCGGCGCGGCAGATCCAGACCCGGCCGAACTGTTCGACACCGTATATGCCGAGATCACCCCTGATCTGGCACGCCAACGCGACGCGCTGGCGGCCGAGCTGGCGAAGGAGGCGTGA
- a CDS encoding alpha-ketoacid dehydrogenase subunit beta, protein MTQIIDRPAAQGDSPEPWEPILTQVGLPPPPASVEPATELTMVAAINRALYDAMAGDDRVLVFGEDVATLGGVFRVTEGLSETFGPDRCFDTPLAESAIIGVAVGLAIRGFTPVPEIQFDGFSYPAFDQIVSHLAKYRMRTHGDINLGVTVRIPSFGGIGAVEHHSESTESYWLHTAGLKVVVPSTPSDAYWLLRHSISSPDPVIFLEPKRRYWARELVDTSAPAPPIGRAMVRRNGTDVTVITYGGLVTTALAAANLAAEQGWSLEVVDLRSLNPLDFDTVAASVQRTGRAVVMHEGPRTLGFGAELAARISEECFYDLEAPVLRATGFDTPYPPARLEKVWLPGVDRLLDCVERAMGQP, encoded by the coding sequence ATGACCCAGATCATCGATCGTCCTGCCGCCCAGGGTGATTCGCCGGAGCCATGGGAACCGATACTTACCCAGGTGGGATTGCCTCCACCGCCGGCGTCGGTGGAGCCTGCCACCGAGCTGACCATGGTGGCGGCCATCAACCGAGCACTGTACGACGCGATGGCCGGCGACGACCGGGTATTGGTGTTCGGCGAGGACGTCGCCACTCTCGGTGGGGTCTTCCGGGTCACCGAGGGGCTGTCCGAGACTTTCGGCCCCGACCGGTGTTTCGACACTCCGCTGGCCGAGTCCGCGATCATCGGTGTCGCGGTCGGCCTGGCGATCCGCGGGTTCACCCCCGTACCCGAGATCCAGTTCGACGGGTTCAGCTATCCGGCCTTCGACCAGATCGTCAGCCACCTGGCCAAGTACCGGATGCGCACCCACGGCGACATCAACCTCGGTGTGACGGTGCGGATTCCGTCATTCGGCGGTATCGGTGCGGTGGAACACCATTCGGAGTCCACCGAGTCGTACTGGCTGCACACCGCCGGCCTCAAGGTGGTCGTACCCTCCACACCGTCCGACGCGTACTGGCTGCTGCGCCATTCGATCAGCAGCCCCGACCCGGTGATCTTTCTTGAGCCGAAGCGGCGTTACTGGGCCCGCGAACTCGTCGACACCAGCGCACCCGCTCCACCGATCGGCCGGGCAATGGTGCGGCGCAACGGAACCGATGTCACCGTGATCACCTATGGCGGGCTGGTGACGACGGCGCTGGCTGCTGCGAACCTCGCCGCCGAGCAGGGATGGAGCCTCGAGGTCGTCGATCTTCGCTCGCTCAACCCGCTCGATTTCGACACCGTTGCCGCGTCGGTGCAGCGCACCGGCCGGGCCGTTGTCATGCACGAGGGACCCCGCACGCTGGGGTTCGGGGCTGAACTGGCGGCCCGGATCTCCGAGGAGTGCTTCTACGACCTTGAGGCTCCGGTGTTGCGCGCCACCGGTTTCGACACTCCGTACCCACCGGCGCGGCTGGAGAAGGTGTGGCTGCCCGGCGTCGATCGCCTGCTCGACTGCGTCGAGCGTGCGATGGGGCAGCCGTGA
- a CDS encoding dihydrolipoamide acetyltransferase family protein, which translates to MNREFLVPDLGEGLQDATITSWSVAVGDTVELNQTLCTVETNKAEVEIPSPFAGQVLELGGKAGDTLAVGSLLVRVDTSEPAAVPSATVKNGATPRKSVLVGYGADDTMDVSRRAAGSRVRAKPPVRKLAADLHVDLQKVAPGSGPQGIVTRDDVLAAAGGSDIVDVGGVQAAMARRMSLSRSEIPDAHARVDVDCSALLALRDRIRAADAELPATPFVLTLRLLVLALGRHPMLNSTWLETAEGPQIHRHPAVHLGFGVAAPRGLLVPVIRDAQSKTTRALAAEVARLIEQARAGTLSPAELSGSTFTVSNFGALGLDDGVPVINYPEAAILGMGSMKPRPVVVDGAVVARPTMSLTCAFDHRIVDGAQAAAFLGDLRSLIEAPELAVIDL; encoded by the coding sequence GTGAACCGGGAATTCCTGGTGCCCGATCTCGGCGAGGGGCTCCAGGACGCCACGATCACCAGCTGGAGCGTTGCGGTCGGCGATACCGTCGAGCTCAATCAGACGCTGTGCACCGTCGAGACCAACAAGGCCGAGGTGGAGATCCCCAGCCCGTTCGCCGGCCAGGTGCTCGAGCTCGGCGGCAAGGCGGGGGACACCTTGGCCGTGGGGTCTCTGCTGGTCCGCGTCGATACCAGTGAGCCGGCCGCTGTGCCGAGCGCGACGGTGAAAAATGGTGCGACGCCTCGCAAATCGGTACTGGTCGGATACGGCGCGGACGACACCATGGATGTCAGCAGAAGGGCGGCAGGCTCGCGGGTCCGGGCCAAACCTCCGGTGCGGAAACTTGCTGCCGACCTGCACGTCGACCTTCAGAAGGTGGCGCCGGGGTCCGGACCCCAAGGTATCGTCACCCGCGACGATGTGCTGGCCGCCGCCGGCGGTTCGGACATCGTCGACGTGGGTGGCGTGCAGGCCGCGATGGCGCGGCGGATGTCGTTGTCGCGTAGCGAGATACCCGATGCCCATGCTCGGGTGGACGTGGACTGCTCGGCGTTGTTGGCGCTGCGGGACCGCATCCGGGCCGCGGACGCCGAACTCCCCGCCACGCCGTTCGTGCTGACGCTGCGACTGCTGGTTCTGGCGCTCGGCCGGCATCCGATGCTGAACTCGACCTGGCTCGAAACCGCGGAAGGCCCGCAGATCCACCGGCACCCGGCTGTGCACCTGGGTTTCGGGGTGGCCGCACCGCGCGGACTGCTGGTCCCGGTGATCCGCGACGCGCAGTCGAAGACAACCCGGGCGTTGGCCGCAGAGGTGGCCCGGCTGATCGAGCAGGCACGAGCCGGAACGCTCAGCCCGGCCGAGCTGAGCGGGTCGACGTTCACCGTGTCGAACTTCGGCGCACTCGGTCTGGACGACGGGGTGCCGGTGATCAACTATCCGGAGGCCGCCATTCTGGGCATGGGGTCGATGAAACCGCGACCGGTGGTGGTCGACGGGGCGGTGGTGGCCCGGCCCACCATGTCATTGACCTGTGCCTTCGACCATCGCATCGTCGACGGCGCACAGGCCGCGGCATTCCTGGGTGACCTGCGCTCGTTGATCGAGGCACCCGAGCTCGCGGTGATCGACCTGTAG
- a CDS encoding enoyl-CoA hydratase, which yields MSDSVLVSVDDHVAVITVNDPDRRNAVTFEMSAALRAAVEAAEANPDVHAVIVTGAGKAFCAGADLTALGEATEDGLRKIYDGFLAVAHCTLPTIAAVNGAAVGAGLNLALAADVRIAGPSALFDPRFQKLGIHPGGGATWMLQRGVGPQVARAALLFGMRFDAESAVRHGLALSVAEDPVDAARLLAAGPAGAPRDVVIATKASMRATANPGTVDIDQHGAAVDIELGPQARSIESPEFAERLAAAKRK from the coding sequence GTGTCCGATTCCGTGCTGGTCAGCGTCGACGATCACGTCGCAGTCATCACCGTCAACGACCCCGATCGCCGCAATGCGGTGACCTTCGAGATGTCAGCCGCCCTGCGTGCCGCGGTCGAAGCCGCCGAGGCAAACCCCGACGTGCACGCGGTGATCGTCACCGGTGCAGGCAAGGCGTTCTGCGCCGGTGCCGACCTCACCGCCCTCGGCGAAGCCACCGAGGACGGGCTGCGCAAGATCTACGACGGCTTCCTCGCGGTCGCGCACTGCACGCTCCCGACGATCGCGGCGGTCAACGGCGCGGCCGTCGGCGCGGGCTTGAACCTGGCGCTGGCCGCCGATGTCCGTATCGCCGGCCCTTCCGCGTTGTTCGACCCGCGGTTTCAGAAGCTGGGTATCCACCCCGGCGGGGGTGCCACGTGGATGCTGCAGCGAGGTGTCGGCCCGCAGGTGGCCCGGGCGGCGCTGTTGTTCGGCATGCGCTTCGACGCCGAATCCGCGGTGCGCCACGGGTTGGCGCTGTCGGTCGCCGAGGATCCGGTGGACGCCGCTCGTCTGCTCGCCGCGGGCCCGGCCGGCGCGCCACGTGACGTGGTGATCGCCACCAAGGCCTCGATGCGGGCCACCGCCAACCCGGGCACGGTCGACATCGACCAGCATGGAGCCGCCGTCGACATCGAACTCGGTCCGCAGGCCCGCTCCATCGAATCCCCGGAATTCGCAGAGCGTTTGGCCGCCGCCAAGCGCAAGTAG
- a CDS encoding signal peptidase II has protein sequence MGDHKCSSKRQRRCPAVRPGRADNDSVTADIAGISGAPGAGSVQPTRRRLVLLAAGSVLLIDVGTKALAVGTLQPGRTVPLLGDWLVCELTRNSGAALSMAADRTVMLSLVVFSVAAAIAWIGVHVRSPWWAVGLGTILGGAAGNLVDRLFRAPGPLRGHVVDFLAVGPMPVFNVADLAVLAGVVWLIALSLSGFPFNGAARNSEPDAGG, from the coding sequence ATGGGTGACCACAAATGTTCATCGAAACGTCAGCGGCGGTGCCCAGCGGTCCGGCCGGGGCGAGCGGACAATGATTCGGTGACGGCCGACATCGCCGGTATTTCTGGCGCCCCGGGCGCCGGGTCGGTACAGCCGACACGGCGTCGTCTGGTGTTGCTGGCGGCCGGATCCGTCTTGCTGATCGACGTGGGAACCAAGGCGCTGGCCGTGGGCACGCTTCAGCCCGGCCGTACCGTCCCGTTGCTCGGCGACTGGCTGGTGTGCGAACTCACCCGTAACTCCGGTGCCGCCTTATCGATGGCCGCCGACCGCACCGTGATGCTGAGCCTCGTCGTTTTCTCTGTCGCCGCGGCCATCGCCTGGATCGGCGTGCATGTCCGCTCACCATGGTGGGCCGTCGGCCTCGGGACGATCCTGGGCGGCGCGGCAGGCAATCTCGTCGACCGGCTGTTCCGGGCGCCCGGCCCGCTGCGCGGGCACGTGGTCGACTTTCTGGCCGTCGGTCCGATGCCGGTGTTCAACGTGGCGGATCTGGCCGTATTGGCGGGCGTGGTCTGGTTGATCGCCTTGTCGCTGTCGGGTTTTCCGTTCAACGGCGCGGCCAGGAACTCGGAGCCGGATGCCGGAGGTTGA
- a CDS encoding MspA family porin, with protein MLNRFATLAAVCLLAPVALAPLASADPPPPPPGDPAVDAGPPPDNGLVASAEPGVVKTPDGWTLTVSAKDESQLPVAPLTTAASSREYLVGATFTGTVTGGGSTSLTGGTLDTGYQIGCGIELGQVRLIGSIGLSTSGSTLAGIIPTGVSMPISGTIEIHAKPGTVTNVSVNKKSFKAAPVRVTVKDVHIKIDGCVGQSFLRSYATLTSSTTDTDDVVAYYGVTKAV; from the coding sequence ATGTTGAATCGATTCGCCACCCTGGCTGCCGTCTGCCTGCTGGCCCCGGTTGCGTTGGCGCCCCTCGCGTCGGCCGACCCCCCGCCGCCACCGCCCGGAGACCCGGCCGTGGATGCCGGCCCGCCCCCGGACAACGGGCTCGTCGCCTCCGCCGAGCCGGGTGTCGTCAAGACCCCGGACGGCTGGACGCTCACCGTCTCCGCGAAGGACGAGAGCCAGCTGCCCGTCGCACCACTGACCACCGCCGCGTCGTCGCGTGAGTACCTGGTGGGCGCCACCTTCACCGGCACCGTCACCGGAGGCGGGTCCACCTCGCTGACCGGCGGCACGCTGGACACCGGCTACCAGATCGGCTGCGGCATCGAACTCGGACAGGTCCGCCTCATCGGGTCGATCGGTCTGAGCACCTCGGGCTCCACCTTGGCCGGCATCATCCCCACCGGTGTCAGCATGCCGATCTCGGGCACCATCGAGATCCACGCCAAGCCCGGCACCGTCACCAACGTCTCGGTGAACAAGAAGTCGTTCAAGGCCGCGCCGGTGCGCGTCACCGTGAAGGACGTTCACATCAAGATCGACGGCTGCGTCGGCCAGTCCTTCCTGCGGTCGTACGCGACCCTGACCAGCTCCACCACCGACACCGACGATGTGGTGGCCTACTACGGCGTCACCAAGGCAGTCTGA
- a CDS encoding MspA family porin, giving the protein MLSRFAPLAAVCMLAPVAIAPLALADPPPPPDPAAPAAAAAPAPPPPDTGAVPSSPPGVLDTPDGWHVTVAGSNETLLPVAPLTTAISSREYLVGGTFTGKVSGGGKTKLTGGTLEAGAQIGCGIISDETEINPGASFTPGIKIPFTGSAGDASLGTGISLQGKVYLKPGTVTIVPIDKKSFKGTGTRVTITGVRIKFDQCAGQSFIRTYATLTSSTDNTDDVITYLGVTKAV; this is encoded by the coding sequence ATGTTGAGTCGTTTTGCCCCGCTGGCTGCAGTCTGCATGTTGGCCCCTGTAGCGATTGCGCCCCTTGCCCTCGCGGATCCCCCGCCGCCGCCGGACCCCGCCGCCCCCGCAGCGGCCGCCGCGCCGGCTCCGCCCCCACCGGACACCGGCGCGGTGCCGTCCTCACCCCCGGGAGTGCTGGACACCCCCGACGGCTGGCACGTGACGGTGGCCGGCTCCAACGAGACCCTGCTGCCGGTGGCCCCGCTGACCACCGCCATCTCGTCGCGCGAATACCTTGTCGGCGGCACGTTCACCGGAAAGGTCTCCGGCGGCGGCAAGACCAAGCTCACCGGCGGCACGCTGGAGGCCGGCGCCCAGATCGGCTGCGGCATCATCAGCGACGAGACGGAGATCAACCCGGGTGCCAGCTTCACCCCGGGTATCAAGATTCCGTTCACCGGTTCCGCGGGCGACGCCAGCCTCGGTACCGGAATCAGCTTGCAGGGCAAGGTGTACCTGAAGCCGGGCACGGTCACCATCGTCCCGATCGACAAGAAGTCGTTCAAGGGCACCGGTACCCGCGTGACCATCACGGGCGTCCGTATCAAGTTCGATCAGTGCGCCGGTCAGTCGTTCATCCGCACCTACGCGACCCTGACCAGCTCCACCGACAACACCGATGACGTCATCACCTACCTCGGCGTCACCAAGGCCGTCTGA